A region of Pristis pectinata isolate sPriPec2 chromosome 24, sPriPec2.1.pri, whole genome shotgun sequence DNA encodes the following proteins:
- the klhl26 gene encoding kelch-like protein 26 isoform X2, whose translation MAESGSGEFPAERRNSMAAKSSALRHTFSAPGHSASLLQGLSALRAHEQLLDVVLMVNTVIFRVHRAVLAACSDYFRAEVTLDLDCIQDVLGAAVFLQIVPVVELCEQFLKSAMSVETCLNIGQMATTFSLSSLKESVDAFTFAHFLQIAEEEDFLHLPLERLVFFLESNKLKNCSEVDLFHAAIRWLQYDETRQASASHVLCHIRFPLMKSTELVDSVQTQSLMLDDPMCRQYLLEAFNYQILPFRQHEMQSTRTMIRSDTLSLVAFGGTPYTDNDRTVSRKVFVLADGNARQFTERPEMEFGCSHACVAVLDNFVYVVGGQHLQYRSGEGAVSWCFRYDPHLSHWLRICAMQEARIQFQLDVLQGMLFATGGRNRSGSLSTVERYSPRRNEWTNVCCLKRRTWGHAGTSSGGKLYISGGYGITIEDKKSLHCYSPETDLWEQKTPMNEPRVLHSMVGANGRIYALGGRMDHVDHCFDVLAVEYYIPETDQWTSVSPMRTGQSEAGCCVLQRKIYVVGGYNWHLNNVTSVVQVYNIGTDEWERDLHFPESFAGIACAPVILPQLSAQR comes from the exons ATGGCTGAGTCCGGCAGCGGCGAGTTCCCAGCCGAGCGGCGGAACAG CATGGCTGCGAAGAGCAGTGCCCTGCGCCACACCTTCTCAGCCCCAGGGCACAGTGCCAGCCTCCTGCAGGGCCTGTCGGCACTCCGAGCCCATGAGCAGCTCCTGGACGTGGTGCTAATGGTGAACACGGTGATATTCCGGGTACACCGCGCAGTGTTGGCCGCCTGCAGTGACTATTTCCG TGCTGAGGTGACATTGGACCTTGACTGCATACAAGACGTGCTAGGAGCTGCTGTCTTCCTGCAGATTGTGCCTGTGGTTGAATTGTGCGAGCAGTTCCTAAAGTCGGCCATGAGTGTGGAGACTTGCCTCAACATTGGCCAGATGGCCACCACTTTCAGCCTCTCCTCCCTGAAAGAGTCAGTGGATGCCTTTACCTTTGCCCATTTCTTACaaattgcagaggaggaggatttCCTGCACCTTCCCCTCGAGCGACTTGTCTTCTTCCTGGAAAGCAACAAGCTGAAGAACTGCAGTGAGGTTGACCTGTTCCACGCTGCCATCAGGTGGTTGCAGTATGATGAGACGCGACAAGCTAGTGCCAGCCATGTCCTCTGCCACATTCGATTCCCTCTGATGAAGTCCACTGAGCTGGTGGACAGCGTCCAGACGCAGAGCTTAATGCTAGATGATCCCATGTGTCGCCAATACCTGTTGGAAGCCTTTAATTACCAAATTCTGCCATTCCGACAACATGAAATGCAGTCCACCCGAACTATGATCCGCTCAGACACCCTCTCCCTCGTTGCCTTCGGTGGCACTCCGTACACTGACAACGACAGGACAGTCAGCCGCAAAGTCTTTGTTCTTGCAGATGGGAATGCCCGTCAGTTCACGGAGCGGCCGGAGATGGAGTTCGGGTGCAGTCACGCCTGTGTAGCTGTCTTGGACAATTTTGTGTATGTAGTGGGAGGTCAGCACTTGCAGTACCGGAGCGGCGAAGGGGCAGTGAGCTGGTGTTTCCGCTATGACCCCCATCTCAGTCATTGGCTGCGCATTTGTGCCATGCAGGAGGCACGCATTCAGTTCCAGCTGGATGTGCTGCAGGGGATGCTGTTCGCCACTGGAGGCCGTAATCGGTCTGGGAGCCTCTCCACAGTTGAGCGTTATTCCCCACGACGGAACGAATGGACCAATGTGTGTTGCTTGAAACGGCGGACATGGGGACATGCAGGCACATCCAGTGGGGGCAAGCTCTACATCTCTGGAGGCTATGGTATTACCATCGAAGataagaaatctcttcactgttATAGTCCCGAAACAGACCTCTGGGAACAAAAGACTCCAATGAATGAGCCACGGGTCCTTCACTCAATGGTTGGGGCAAATGGGAGGATCTATGCATTAGGTGGCCGGATGGACCATGTTGACCACTGCTTTGATGTCCTGGCTGTTGAATATTACATCCCTGAGACTGACCAGTGGACCAGTGTCAGTCCAATGAGGACAGGCCAGTCTGAAGCAGGTTGCTGTGTATTACAGAGAAAGATCTATGTGGTGGGAGGTTATAATTGGCACTTAAACAATGTGACCAGTGTTGTGCAGGTTTATAACATTGGCACGGATGAGTGGGAGAGGGACCTGCATTTCCCCGAATCCTTTGCAGGGATTGCCTGTGCTCCTGTAATCCTTCCACAGCTTTCGGCACAGAGATAG
- the klhl26 gene encoding kelch-like protein 26 isoform X1 codes for MAESGSGEFPAERRNSMAAKSSALRHTFSAPGHSASLLQGLSALRAHEQLLDVVLMVNTVIFRVHRAVLAACSDYFRAMFTGGMREAGQDVIELKGVSARGLKHIIDFAYSAEVTLDLDCIQDVLGAAVFLQIVPVVELCEQFLKSAMSVETCLNIGQMATTFSLSSLKESVDAFTFAHFLQIAEEEDFLHLPLERLVFFLESNKLKNCSEVDLFHAAIRWLQYDETRQASASHVLCHIRFPLMKSTELVDSVQTQSLMLDDPMCRQYLLEAFNYQILPFRQHEMQSTRTMIRSDTLSLVAFGGTPYTDNDRTVSRKVFVLADGNARQFTERPEMEFGCSHACVAVLDNFVYVVGGQHLQYRSGEGAVSWCFRYDPHLSHWLRICAMQEARIQFQLDVLQGMLFATGGRNRSGSLSTVERYSPRRNEWTNVCCLKRRTWGHAGTSSGGKLYISGGYGITIEDKKSLHCYSPETDLWEQKTPMNEPRVLHSMVGANGRIYALGGRMDHVDHCFDVLAVEYYIPETDQWTSVSPMRTGQSEAGCCVLQRKIYVVGGYNWHLNNVTSVVQVYNIGTDEWERDLHFPESFAGIACAPVILPQLSAQR; via the exons ATGGCTGAGTCCGGCAGCGGCGAGTTCCCAGCCGAGCGGCGGAACAG CATGGCTGCGAAGAGCAGTGCCCTGCGCCACACCTTCTCAGCCCCAGGGCACAGTGCCAGCCTCCTGCAGGGCCTGTCGGCACTCCGAGCCCATGAGCAGCTCCTGGACGTGGTGCTAATGGTGAACACGGTGATATTCCGGGTACACCGCGCAGTGTTGGCCGCCTGCAGTGACTATTTCCG GGCGATGTTCACAGGGGGAATGCGGGAAGCGGGCCAGGATGTCATTGAGTTGAAAGGGGTGTCTGCCAGGGGTCTGAAACACATCATTGATTTTGCATACAGTGCTGAGGTGACATTGGACCTTGACTGCATACAAGACGTGCTAGGAGCTGCTGTCTTCCTGCAGATTGTGCCTGTGGTTGAATTGTGCGAGCAGTTCCTAAAGTCGGCCATGAGTGTGGAGACTTGCCTCAACATTGGCCAGATGGCCACCACTTTCAGCCTCTCCTCCCTGAAAGAGTCAGTGGATGCCTTTACCTTTGCCCATTTCTTACaaattgcagaggaggaggatttCCTGCACCTTCCCCTCGAGCGACTTGTCTTCTTCCTGGAAAGCAACAAGCTGAAGAACTGCAGTGAGGTTGACCTGTTCCACGCTGCCATCAGGTGGTTGCAGTATGATGAGACGCGACAAGCTAGTGCCAGCCATGTCCTCTGCCACATTCGATTCCCTCTGATGAAGTCCACTGAGCTGGTGGACAGCGTCCAGACGCAGAGCTTAATGCTAGATGATCCCATGTGTCGCCAATACCTGTTGGAAGCCTTTAATTACCAAATTCTGCCATTCCGACAACATGAAATGCAGTCCACCCGAACTATGATCCGCTCAGACACCCTCTCCCTCGTTGCCTTCGGTGGCACTCCGTACACTGACAACGACAGGACAGTCAGCCGCAAAGTCTTTGTTCTTGCAGATGGGAATGCCCGTCAGTTCACGGAGCGGCCGGAGATGGAGTTCGGGTGCAGTCACGCCTGTGTAGCTGTCTTGGACAATTTTGTGTATGTAGTGGGAGGTCAGCACTTGCAGTACCGGAGCGGCGAAGGGGCAGTGAGCTGGTGTTTCCGCTATGACCCCCATCTCAGTCATTGGCTGCGCATTTGTGCCATGCAGGAGGCACGCATTCAGTTCCAGCTGGATGTGCTGCAGGGGATGCTGTTCGCCACTGGAGGCCGTAATCGGTCTGGGAGCCTCTCCACAGTTGAGCGTTATTCCCCACGACGGAACGAATGGACCAATGTGTGTTGCTTGAAACGGCGGACATGGGGACATGCAGGCACATCCAGTGGGGGCAAGCTCTACATCTCTGGAGGCTATGGTATTACCATCGAAGataagaaatctcttcactgttATAGTCCCGAAACAGACCTCTGGGAACAAAAGACTCCAATGAATGAGCCACGGGTCCTTCACTCAATGGTTGGGGCAAATGGGAGGATCTATGCATTAGGTGGCCGGATGGACCATGTTGACCACTGCTTTGATGTCCTGGCTGTTGAATATTACATCCCTGAGACTGACCAGTGGACCAGTGTCAGTCCAATGAGGACAGGCCAGTCTGAAGCAGGTTGCTGTGTATTACAGAGAAAGATCTATGTGGTGGGAGGTTATAATTGGCACTTAAACAATGTGACCAGTGTTGTGCAGGTTTATAACATTGGCACGGATGAGTGGGAGAGGGACCTGCATTTCCCCGAATCCTTTGCAGGGATTGCCTGTGCTCCTGTAATCCTTCCACAGCTTTCGGCACAGAGATAG
- the LOC127582682 gene encoding uncharacterized protein LOC127582682 isoform X2 translates to MKTITVVVVLFHIESSLGTKCEGIPTLNRGEAINCSRHCLDWSELQLTALTSLSLKNCGISRIINITANTELRKLNLMNNKLQDLPQNFLKSFSKLTELNLVGNPLKSIPLSLIKEINVNFSCSCHVLEGIFHSCGESLNCTQSSLNNVSCIGRNGIEPLTLDNFYKAECTGLMLVYILVPILIIVVIAIVVLVLVKYRSKITTHFSPPPSKRQSVCSTDRGQERYASAANWKDAAAGSHGAARETPHRDYENVFMEDSDKARKQQTPDDTYYLESDAACEIYQNEQPVYCNYTGPAAKAEDDIYIVPDH, encoded by the exons ATGAAGACTATCACTGTGGTTGTGGTCCTGTTTCACATTGAGTCGAGCTTGGGGACAAAATGTGAGGGCATCCCGACATTGAACAGAGGAGAAGCCATCAATTGTTCACGCCACTGCCTAGACTGGTCTGAGTTACAGCTTACAGCTCTGACATCCTTGTCACTAAAAAACTGTGGAATATCTCGCATTATTAACATTACTGCCAATACAGAGCTGAGGAAACTGAATCTCATGAATAACAAACTGCAGGACCTTCCACAAAATTTCCTTAAAAGCTTTTCAAAATTAACGGAATTGAATCTCGTTGGGAACCCTCTAAAATCCATCCCGCTCAGTCTCATCAAGGAAATAAATGTCAATTTTAGTTGTTCTTGCCATGTCTTGGAAGGTATATTTCACAGTTGCGGGGAGTCATTGAATTGCACACAGAGTTCCCTGAACAATGTAAGTTGCATTGGACGAAACGGAATTGAACCGTTGACTTTGGACAATTTCTATAAAGCTGAGTGCACAGGGTTAATGCTTGTCTACATCCTTGTTCCAATCTTGATTATTGTTGTCATTGCAATTGTTGTTCTTGTGCTGGTGAAATATCGCTCAAAGATCACCACTCACTTCTCACCACCTCCAAGCAAACGGCAGTCAGTGTGTTCAACAGACCGTGGGCAGGAGAGATATGCAAGCGCAGCGAACTGGAAAGATGCAGCGGCAGGATCACATGGAGCTGCCCGGGAAACACCTCACAGGGATTACGAAAACGTCTTTATGGAGGATTCGGACAAGGCAAG GAAGCAGCAGACTCCTGACGATACTTACTATCTGGAGAGTGATGCAGCTTGTGAAATTTACCAAAATGAGCAGCCTGTCTACTGTAACTACACTGGGCCAGCTGCTAAAGCAGAGGATGATATATACATTGTACCTGACCATTAA
- the klhl26 gene encoding kelch-like protein 26 isoform X3 — protein MFTGGMREAGQDVIELKGVSARGLKHIIDFAYSAEVTLDLDCIQDVLGAAVFLQIVPVVELCEQFLKSAMSVETCLNIGQMATTFSLSSLKESVDAFTFAHFLQIAEEEDFLHLPLERLVFFLESNKLKNCSEVDLFHAAIRWLQYDETRQASASHVLCHIRFPLMKSTELVDSVQTQSLMLDDPMCRQYLLEAFNYQILPFRQHEMQSTRTMIRSDTLSLVAFGGTPYTDNDRTVSRKVFVLADGNARQFTERPEMEFGCSHACVAVLDNFVYVVGGQHLQYRSGEGAVSWCFRYDPHLSHWLRICAMQEARIQFQLDVLQGMLFATGGRNRSGSLSTVERYSPRRNEWTNVCCLKRRTWGHAGTSSGGKLYISGGYGITIEDKKSLHCYSPETDLWEQKTPMNEPRVLHSMVGANGRIYALGGRMDHVDHCFDVLAVEYYIPETDQWTSVSPMRTGQSEAGCCVLQRKIYVVGGYNWHLNNVTSVVQVYNIGTDEWERDLHFPESFAGIACAPVILPQLSAQR, from the coding sequence ATGTTCACAGGGGGAATGCGGGAAGCGGGCCAGGATGTCATTGAGTTGAAAGGGGTGTCTGCCAGGGGTCTGAAACACATCATTGATTTTGCATACAGTGCTGAGGTGACATTGGACCTTGACTGCATACAAGACGTGCTAGGAGCTGCTGTCTTCCTGCAGATTGTGCCTGTGGTTGAATTGTGCGAGCAGTTCCTAAAGTCGGCCATGAGTGTGGAGACTTGCCTCAACATTGGCCAGATGGCCACCACTTTCAGCCTCTCCTCCCTGAAAGAGTCAGTGGATGCCTTTACCTTTGCCCATTTCTTACaaattgcagaggaggaggatttCCTGCACCTTCCCCTCGAGCGACTTGTCTTCTTCCTGGAAAGCAACAAGCTGAAGAACTGCAGTGAGGTTGACCTGTTCCACGCTGCCATCAGGTGGTTGCAGTATGATGAGACGCGACAAGCTAGTGCCAGCCATGTCCTCTGCCACATTCGATTCCCTCTGATGAAGTCCACTGAGCTGGTGGACAGCGTCCAGACGCAGAGCTTAATGCTAGATGATCCCATGTGTCGCCAATACCTGTTGGAAGCCTTTAATTACCAAATTCTGCCATTCCGACAACATGAAATGCAGTCCACCCGAACTATGATCCGCTCAGACACCCTCTCCCTCGTTGCCTTCGGTGGCACTCCGTACACTGACAACGACAGGACAGTCAGCCGCAAAGTCTTTGTTCTTGCAGATGGGAATGCCCGTCAGTTCACGGAGCGGCCGGAGATGGAGTTCGGGTGCAGTCACGCCTGTGTAGCTGTCTTGGACAATTTTGTGTATGTAGTGGGAGGTCAGCACTTGCAGTACCGGAGCGGCGAAGGGGCAGTGAGCTGGTGTTTCCGCTATGACCCCCATCTCAGTCATTGGCTGCGCATTTGTGCCATGCAGGAGGCACGCATTCAGTTCCAGCTGGATGTGCTGCAGGGGATGCTGTTCGCCACTGGAGGCCGTAATCGGTCTGGGAGCCTCTCCACAGTTGAGCGTTATTCCCCACGACGGAACGAATGGACCAATGTGTGTTGCTTGAAACGGCGGACATGGGGACATGCAGGCACATCCAGTGGGGGCAAGCTCTACATCTCTGGAGGCTATGGTATTACCATCGAAGataagaaatctcttcactgttATAGTCCCGAAACAGACCTCTGGGAACAAAAGACTCCAATGAATGAGCCACGGGTCCTTCACTCAATGGTTGGGGCAAATGGGAGGATCTATGCATTAGGTGGCCGGATGGACCATGTTGACCACTGCTTTGATGTCCTGGCTGTTGAATATTACATCCCTGAGACTGACCAGTGGACCAGTGTCAGTCCAATGAGGACAGGCCAGTCTGAAGCAGGTTGCTGTGTATTACAGAGAAAGATCTATGTGGTGGGAGGTTATAATTGGCACTTAAACAATGTGACCAGTGTTGTGCAGGTTTATAACATTGGCACGGATGAGTGGGAGAGGGACCTGCATTTCCCCGAATCCTTTGCAGGGATTGCCTGTGCTCCTGTAATCCTTCCACAGCTTTCGGCACAGAGATAG
- the LOC127582682 gene encoding uncharacterized protein LOC127582682 isoform X1, with protein MWNQCRMKTITVVVVLFHIESSLGTKCEGIPTLNRGEAINCSRHCLDWSELQLTALTSLSLKNCGISRIINITANTELRKLNLMNNKLQDLPQNFLKSFSKLTELNLVGNPLKSIPLSLIKEINVNFSCSCHVLEGIFHSCGESLNCTQSSLNNVSCIGRNGIEPLTLDNFYKAECTGLMLVYILVPILIIVVIAIVVLVLVKYRSKITTHFSPPPSKRQSVCSTDRGQERYASAANWKDAAAGSHGAARETPHRDYENVFMEDSDKARKQQTPDDTYYLESDAACEIYQNEQPVYCNYTGPAAKAEDDIYIVPDH; from the exons atgtggaaccag TGCAGGATGAAGACTATCACTGTGGTTGTGGTCCTGTTTCACATTGAGTCGAGCTTGGGGACAAAATGTGAGGGCATCCCGACATTGAACAGAGGAGAAGCCATCAATTGTTCACGCCACTGCCTAGACTGGTCTGAGTTACAGCTTACAGCTCTGACATCCTTGTCACTAAAAAACTGTGGAATATCTCGCATTATTAACATTACTGCCAATACAGAGCTGAGGAAACTGAATCTCATGAATAACAAACTGCAGGACCTTCCACAAAATTTCCTTAAAAGCTTTTCAAAATTAACGGAATTGAATCTCGTTGGGAACCCTCTAAAATCCATCCCGCTCAGTCTCATCAAGGAAATAAATGTCAATTTTAGTTGTTCTTGCCATGTCTTGGAAGGTATATTTCACAGTTGCGGGGAGTCATTGAATTGCACACAGAGTTCCCTGAACAATGTAAGTTGCATTGGACGAAACGGAATTGAACCGTTGACTTTGGACAATTTCTATAAAGCTGAGTGCACAGGGTTAATGCTTGTCTACATCCTTGTTCCAATCTTGATTATTGTTGTCATTGCAATTGTTGTTCTTGTGCTGGTGAAATATCGCTCAAAGATCACCACTCACTTCTCACCACCTCCAAGCAAACGGCAGTCAGTGTGTTCAACAGACCGTGGGCAGGAGAGATATGCAAGCGCAGCGAACTGGAAAGATGCAGCGGCAGGATCACATGGAGCTGCCCGGGAAACACCTCACAGGGATTACGAAAACGTCTTTATGGAGGATTCGGACAAGGCAAG GAAGCAGCAGACTCCTGACGATACTTACTATCTGGAGAGTGATGCAGCTTGTGAAATTTACCAAAATGAGCAGCCTGTCTACTGTAACTACACTGGGCCAGCTGCTAAAGCAGAGGATGATATATACATTGTACCTGACCATTAA